From the genome of Candidatus Hydrogenedentota bacterium:
TGGTGCCCGCTTTTTTCATGTACAGCCAGGTACGCTCCCAGGTGTGGCGCAGCACACTAAAGGGTACAGGCACATGGTAAGGCGGCAATTCCATGACAAAGGGGGTCTGTTCACCACGTACCACGGTGTGGCGCAGCACCCAAGCGGCGAATAAGGCCACAACCCACGACAGACCCCAAAGGATCATCATGACGAGGGTGCGATGGCCGGGGAAAAAGGCCGCGATGAGCATGGCATAGACCGGCATTTTCGCGCCGCAATTCATAAAGGGCGTTACGAGCATCGTGACCAGCCGATCTTTATCTTCGCGCATGGTGCGCGTCGATAAGATGCCCGGCACGGCACAGCCGCCTGCGCCTAAGCCGCCTGCAACGATAAAGGCCAAAATACTTTTTCCTTGAAGACCGAAGACGCGCAGCGGACGATCCAGAATGAAAGCGACGCTGGCAATATAGCCTGTATCTTCAAGGAGAGCATTAAATAAAAACATGCAAAAAATAAGGGGCACGAAACTCATGACGCCGCCAACGCCGCCGATAATACCGGCGTCCAACAAGGAATGTATCATGGGCGCCCGTGCCTGCAGCGGCGCGATGAGATCGGATAAAAAGTCAAATAAGAGCGCCATCATACCCGTTGGGCTCTGGTATTCGTCGAACCAGGGGATCCATGCCCATTCATCCGAGATTTTGAAGACCCAAAAGAAAAGAGCTGCTACAACGCCAACCAGGATTAAGGGACCAATGACGCGGTTACAGACCACCTTGTCAATAATATCGGTTATGTCGCGGCGCGCTTCAGCCGTATAGGAAAGACAGGATTTGACGATACCCGCCGCCATGCCATAGCGATGTTCGGCGAGGATAGTGGCGGCGTCAGCGTTAAAATGGCGCTCCATGCGCTGGGTTGCTTCTTCCGCGCTTGCGCTGATTGCGTCCATATCGTCGGGGGCGACTGCTTGAGCGCCTGCTAAAGCAGCCTCGTCACGTTCAAGCAGTTTGGCGGCGAGCCAGCCGGGGCTATAGTGCTCTTGCAGGAGCTGAGACTTCGCGATCATTTCCGACAAGTTCAGCACTTCTTCATCGACGGCGTGACCGTAGGCGACCGGGGCGGGCGTGGCGGCAAGGCGGCCTTCGATAACATCAATGCAGGCGTCGCGCAGTTCCGGGATGCCTTTCCCGCGGCAAGCAACAGCGGGAATTACAGGAACACCCAACAGTAAGGAAACTTTTTCCGCGTCCACATGGTAGCCCCGTCTCTCCGCAGTATCCACCATGTTCAAGACAATGATCATGGGGATGCGCATTTCCATGAGCTGCGTGGTCAGATAAAGGTTACGTTCAAAGTTGGAAGCATCGACCACGTTGACAATCAGCGCCGGTTTGCGCTCCACAATGTAATTACGGGCGACCAGCTCTTCTTGGGAGTAGGCGGTAAGGGAATAGGTGCCGGGCAAGTCAACAACGGCGAAATTGCGCCCTTCGTGGCGCATCCGGCCGCAGACGAACTCCACGGTTACACCGGGATAGTTGCTCACTTGCTGAGCGGCGCCGGTCAGGCGATTATAAACGCATGTTTTGCCCGCGTTAGGATTGCC
Proteins encoded in this window:
- the feoB gene encoding ferrous iron transport protein B, which encodes MKLGEIVIAGNPNAGKTCVYNRLTGAAQQVSNYPGVTVEFVCGRMRHEGRNFAVVDLPGTYSLTAYSQEELVARNYIVERKPALIVNVVDASNFERNLYLTTQLMEMRIPMIIVLNMVDTAERRGYHVDAEKVSLLLGVPVIPAVACRGKGIPELRDACIDVIEGRLAATPAPVAYGHAVDEEVLNLSEMIAKSQLLQEHYSPGWLAAKLLERDEAALAGAQAVAPDDMDAISASAEEATQRMERHFNADAATILAEHRYGMAAGIVKSCLSYTAEARRDITDIIDKVVCNRVIGPLILVGVVAALFFWVFKISDEWAWIPWFDEYQSPTGMMALLFDFLSDLIAPLQARAPMIHSLLDAGIIGGVGGVMSFVPLIFCMFLFNALLEDTGYIASVAFILDRPLRVFGLQGKSILAFIVAGGLGAGGCAVPGILSTRTMREDKDRLVTMLVTPFMNCGAKMPVYAMLIAAFFPGHRTLVMMILWGLSWVVALFAAWVLRHTVVRGEQTPFVMELPPYHVPVPFSVLRHTWERTWLYMKKAGTIILAINIILWAIMYFPRPPEELPPDEALAHSYAGRAGIALESITHVAGFDWRTNIAIIGGFAAKEVVICALGTAYALEQIDEDSHKPLSQTLASLQDWNPIRAFALMVFVMLYAPCLVTVAVIGRESGSWKWAVFATTYSTLLAFALSVLFYQVGSLLIG